The window CCCCGGTCAGCATTGCAGCAGGTTGCGATATTTCCAATTCCATTATTGGACCCAATGTGGCTATCGGGGAATGTGTTACCATCAATGATTCGATCATCAAGGACTCCATCATTGGCGCTTTTTCAGACCTTAAGGATATAGTTCTTACCCATTCATTGATAGGAAGTGATACCGAAGTCCGCGGGGAAAGCCGTAGTCTTAATATAGGTGACAATACAGAAATTGACCTTGGGAAACGTTAATCCCGCGTGGTTTCCATGGTCATTAAGGGGTAGGAAGGTGAGCGTGCCGGCTGTTGTAAAATCTGCCGGCGATGCAGGTTTTGACCGGTAGCGGTTTTCATATAACGACGCCCATATAAAATTTGCCAAATGCCTCCAGTTTTTTCCAATCGAATTACCAGGTTATTTGAGATCGATTACCCTATTATCCAGGCCGGTATGATCTGGGCCAGCGGATGGCGTTTAGCCAGTGCCGTTAGTAATGCCGGTGGCCTGGGGATCCTTGGTGCAGGCAGCATGTATCCCCATGTGTTGAAAGAACATATACAGAAATGCAAGGCAGCAACAGAACGTCCATTCGGGGTAAATATTCCGCTCTTGTATCCCAATATGGAAGAATTGGTCAGGATCATTGTGGAGGAAGGGGTGAAAGTGGTTTTCTCTTCTGCAGGAAACCCCAAAACCTGGACCCCGGTATTGAAGGCCAATGGTATAAAGGTTGTTCATGTGGTGAGTAGCAGCAAGTTCGCGCTCAAGGCCCAGGAGGCAGGTTGTGATGCAGTGGTGGCCGAAGGCTTCGAAGCAGGTGGCCATAACGGCAGGGAAGAAACGACCACCCTGGTATTGGTACCTGCTGTTGCACAGGCAGTGGAGATTCCCGTTATTGCTGCCGGGGGGATCGCCACCGGCAGGCAAATGCTGGCGGCCATGGTGCTGGGGGCAGAAGGGGTACAGGTGGGTACCCGTTTTGTGGCCAGTGAGGAGGCTTCCAGCCACCAGGCATTCAAGGATGCTGTGATCCATTCCAACGAGGGGGATACCCAGCTAAGCATGAAAAAACTGGTTCCGGTGCGGCTCCTGAAGAACAAATTCTATCATGAAGTGTTTGAAGCTGAGCAAAGAGGGGCTTCTGAGGAAGAATTGAAACAGTTATTGGGAAGGGCCAGGGCAAAGAAAGGGATGTTTGAGGGGGATATGGATGAGGGGGAGCTCGAAATTGGCCAGGTAAGTTCCCTGATAAAAGATATTCTTCCAGCTGGGAAAATTGTACGAAATTTATGGCAGGAGTTTCAGGAAGCCCTGGAATCCCCGCTTGGTCACCATTAATAATTGCATCATGAGAAAACTGGGTTGCCTGCTGTTTCTTTTGGGTAGTTGGACGCTTTCCAGCTCCGCCATGGCCAGTGAAGGGAATTCTGGGAAAAGCGAAGGTGTGGTGCACGGATATGTTGTAGATGCTTCAACCAAAAAACCTGTAGCCGGTGTTATTGTTTCCGCTTCCACCGGGAAGAATAAGGTCAATAAGGAAGTTTCAACAGATGCTTCCGGCTATTTCAAATTGCAACAGGTGCCAGCCGGTGACCTTTCCCTCCAGTTTGAAAAGAAGGGTTATCGCAATGTGAAGAAAGATGCCGTTCAATTGAAGAGTGGCCAGGTGATCAAGGTTAATGTGGATATGCCTGTTGAGAAAGCTGGAATGGAACCTATGCATGAATTTGAACATCCCATACTGCGATTGGTGGATGGTATCATTTAATCTGATTTTATATTTATAAGAAAAGCGGGATCACTCCCGCTTTTTTTCTTTGGACAAGGTTTAGATGCAGAACTGCATT is drawn from Flavihumibacter rivuli and contains these coding sequences:
- a CDS encoding NAD(P)H-dependent flavin oxidoreductase, which translates into the protein MPPVFSNRITRLFEIDYPIIQAGMIWASGWRLASAVSNAGGLGILGAGSMYPHVLKEHIQKCKAATERPFGVNIPLLYPNMEELVRIIVEEGVKVVFSSAGNPKTWTPVLKANGIKVVHVVSSSKFALKAQEAGCDAVVAEGFEAGGHNGREETTTLVLVPAVAQAVEIPVIAAGGIATGRQMLAAMVLGAEGVQVGTRFVASEEASSHQAFKDAVIHSNEGDTQLSMKKLVPVRLLKNKFYHEVFEAEQRGASEEELKQLLGRARAKKGMFEGDMDEGELEIGQVSSLIKDILPAGKIVRNLWQEFQEALESPLGHH
- a CDS encoding carboxypeptidase-like regulatory domain-containing protein, with the translated sequence MRKLGCLLFLLGSWTLSSSAMASEGNSGKSEGVVHGYVVDASTKKPVAGVIVSASTGKNKVNKEVSTDASGYFKLQQVPAGDLSLQFEKKGYRNVKKDAVQLKSGQVIKVNVDMPVEKAGMEPMHEFEHPILRLVDGII